The DNA window CATTCTCTGCAGGCTTTAGGTGACCTATTGTATGTCTTAACCATAACCTTTCGCTTCAGCTGGCTGCAGGCTCTGTGCACCTTACAAAGTTTTGGAGCAATGCTACTTTTCTGCCCAGTGAGTTCTGGGTCAGGCAAAACAGAGACCAGCACCTTGTGCCAGTCTTTCTAGCCCCAGACAGGCTAGAATTTGGGAATAAGGTCTGCTCTGCTTTCTCTGGAACCAAGGACAAGGGTCCCACACAGGGAACACAGGCTACCCTCTTCAAAACTGCCATCAAACCCGGGAgatgagggaagggagaggaaaaacaCTGCAAAACTTGCCTACCACTTCTAGGTTATCTTTTTCACGATTCGGTGTTTGCTTGGTTGCTGTAAACCTTGGACTGTTTTCTGGTTCTGACAGTTTCAgcttctttttcgtttctttggAGAGATGGATGTTTGGAGCTGCCAACTCAACTATTTTGCTCTCTCTTGATGGTGTCCTCCGATGCACcaaagctttaatttttaaaaagtcccgtgtgtttttcttttgttgcctgtgctttgggCATGTTTAAAAAACCATTGTCagatccaaggtcatgaagatttccCCACACCTCTAAGAGTTGTTCAGTCTTCGCTCctaaaattttcattcattttaacttttGCATCTGGTGTAAAAGGGTTCACTTTCATTCGTTggcatgtggatatctagttttctAGCCCcgtctgttgaagagactgctcTTCCCCACTGAATAGTCTTGGCACTCTTGACAAGTCACTTGACCGTAGATGTAAGGGTTTATTCCTGGATTTTGAATTCTATCTCAGTGAATGACCTCTCTCCATCCTAGTACTATGATGTttcgattactgtagctttgaagTAATTTTTGAAATCTCGAAACCTGAGtactccaactttgttctttttcaagattgtcttgCCTGTTCGTGATCATTTGCAATAccatatggattttaggatcagcttttccatttctgcaaaaacagGCCATTGGGATTTTAACAGGGATTGCACTTAGTCTGTAGATCACATTACGAAGTATTGCTAGGGTGGGCAGGCACATGATAGGGATGACAAAAAGATTGCTTTTCTGCCATGGCCCACAGCCCTAGGAGAGGAACAGAGTCATGCCTCTATGTATCATCCACTGGGTCTGTGGAATTCCCTGAGTGGTAGAATGAAGTTGGGGAAATTATTTGCCTGGctgatttgaaaacatttaaagcaaacATTTTGTCTTTGTTCTGCACTAAGGACATATAAGCTGGACTTCATCGTGCTGGTGTGTAACGATTTATCCCAAACTCCGTACCCTCCATCAGAGATGAATGATGGGTAAAGGTGGAATCTGCCCCTAAGAACAGCTTTCTCCTGGCAGAGTTTCTGCAAGGGAGAACACTGGGCTTTAAAAACACAAGCAGCACTGAGAACACGTCTGAGGCGGAGGAAACGGCAAATGCCAAGACCCTGAGTCAGGCACCAAATTGGTCTCTCGAGTAATCTGCTAGAGCAACACCCGTACGAAGGCTTGGGAGCTGAAGGACCCAGTAAGGAAGGAAGCGAGTCAGTAAGGAAAGGTCACCAAACAGGCTGGGGGAAGTTTCAGCTACATTGAAAAAGCACAGAAATTATATCGAGAGGGTCTTTCTATTCCTGGCCCCCACAGCTTAACAGACACATGCCCAAGGGGTGAGAGTCAGGGCAATCCTTAATCCTTAGGGAGACAGCCTTCCCCTCAACCTAAGGAAGAGCTTTGTTCAATTAGAGGGGCCTAAGGATGGGTGGTCCCCAATGCTAAGTGTGTTTGAACACAGGCCAGAAGACCACTTGGCAGGATATAGTTAGGAGATTCAAGTATGGGAAGGCTTCCGAAGCAGATGCCCACCTTGATAGTCCCTCTGAGCCCCCGAGAGAGTCTGACACTGGCCGAAGGCCTGCCACCGGCCTTGGCAGTGCTGGTATCCTACAGGTCCCTAAGAAGGCTTCACTGGGGACCAGAACTTCCATCAGACCTGGCCAGGTAGCCACCTGCGCTCTCTCGGCCCGGCACCTGGGTGCAAAGGGTGGAGCTGGAGCTAAGAAAAAGCTCTAGCCAGGCCGGGTTGGGGAGACTTCGGCTACCCAGGCAGCGCTTTCCCAATTTCCATTTCTACCATTTCCTGCCCCACATCTGGGATCACCTTCCGTGATAAGCAACAAGGCAGTAAATAACCTCAAGTCTTACAGTGAGAAAGTCATTCCCCTTGCAGTTCCCATTCCaggtttttaactttattaaggTGAAAATTCTCACTTGGATGCCAGTACGTCTAACTCCCTTGCAACAATCTCCTAACCTCCCTTCGTACAAAGAGAGCAAGACTCAGAGTCTTTGCAGGCACAGTATCAAACTGCAATCTCGCAACAttgtttacattcatttttaGTTACCTTTTTAaggttcttttcatttattttgaaagggagtgtgagcaggggaggggcaagagagggacgaagagagagaattccaagcaggctctgcacggtcatccaggagcctgactcagagttcgaactcacagaccatgagattgtgacctaaacagaaaccaagagccagccgtttaactgactgagccacccgtgcaccccagttatttctattttatcaaatgtaaactttattttttttaatgtttatttatttttgagacagagagagacagagcatgaatgggggagggtcagagagacacagaatctgaaacaggctccaggctctgagccataagcacagagcctgacgtggggctcgaactcacagaccatgagatcatgacctgagccgaagtcggatgcttaaccgactgagccacccaggtgcccccaaatgtaaactttaaaaaatgcaattaggTTTAAAAAGGGAGTTAATTCTGGGGTGCccggttggctcagtaggttaagtgtccaactcttggtttctgctcaggtcatgatctcatggtttgtgagcctgagccccgTGTGGGTCTCCACACTGCtggtatagagcctgcttgggattctctctctctcaaaataaatgaataaacttacacacgcaaaaacaaacaaacaaacaaacaaacccaaagaacaaaaacaaacaaaaagtgacttatttcagaaaatattaagcgtctgcagtgcctgggtggctcagtcagttaaacatccggctcttggtttcagctcaaggtcatgatctcagtttgtgagatggagccctctGCGCTGTtagcagagcctgcctgggattctctctctctctctacctctcaaaataaataaataaacattaaaaaaaattaagtgatgaACACTACAAGAAATAGAGAGATCTGACAAAAATTATGAATGTGCTGCCCTGACAACTCACCATTGGGGAACATTGTTCTAGAATAAGGACTTTGGGCTCAATCATTTTCCATATCAAAATTTTGTGCTCTCTGGGTTTTGTCTATTCTCCCTGGCTGTTGCTGTTTCCTACCAAagactatttttgaaaaatcGCCGCCTTATTTTAGCTGACTGAGGGGAAAGAGATTTAGTTGTACTTGGGTTAAGACAAGAACAGAAGGGACCTAGAGGTTATAGGTACAACCAGCAAAGGGAAAGTGGAGATACGGGGTGAAGTGAAAAACCAGGCACAGAAGGTTCCAGTACTGTGGAGAGTGCTACTTCCTTCCCACCCAGCTCCCAAATACAAGTCTGTGGATTCAATTTAAAGGTCATCTTAcaatgaagaggaaagagaagggagaaagctccaatttttaagaaatgtttatcttttctttttaaaaaagttataaaattcaAGTGGTTGATTAAAGTTAAAAATCTATTGCCACagaatttaatgaatttaaaagatTTCCGGATCTCTGGACTTGAAGCCCAATATTCTCTCCACATTGATCCTACATTTCTCATAGATCTCACACTTTCAggtttttctttagaaaacacaATCTGAGGTCATTTGTAAGCAATCAGCACTTGGGAGTGCAGGGAGCTCTGGCTGAGACAGCTGGGGGGCCTGGCAGGACTGGGTGCCCCATTGGGAGCCACACCCTCGCTGCCAGCTCTCCCTGCACAGCACAGGACCTGTGAGGCGGGCCAGGGGACTCCCTTGCCCTGCAGGCCTCGTAGTCTCTCCAGGGGGATGCCGATCTGCCCTGAGCTTGGCACTTCGTCCAGTGGCCAGCCACACCCTTGGCTTCATTCCACTTTGATTCTGGTCAGTTCCCATCTTCCTTCTCCACAGAGTTTCAGAACCAAGGAGTGAAACTGCAAGAGACCACCACCACGCATAGATCAGGCTGGCCCGGCCACAACAAGAGGAGGCCATCCattccctgccctctctgctgCCCCCGCTCCCCATTTTGAAGGGCCCCTGGCCAGGCCCAGCCTTtgggctcttcctcctccttaaGCCATCTCTGTGAGCTTGGGTACCTTCTCAAGGCTGCGCCGATGTCCCACACTGATGAACGTCATGCCCAGCTGCTGGCCAATGCGGTAGAGCTCACTCTCCACCTCCTCAGTCAGGGCGCTGGTGGCTTCATCAAGCACTGAGGGCAGAAGCCGGAGGGAAGAGATAGggtcctgcccctgcccacctctgctTCTCCAAACCGCACTTACCTCTGGCTGGGACCAGGGGAAGGCTAACGGCTGCTCTGGCTTACAGGAGCCCTGCCATAGGGAGAGCATGGCCAAAAGAGCAGAGGGCGAGGCTCTACCTGGGAAGCCTTCTACCAGCGGCAGGACAAAATCCCCCCTCTTCCTGTAATAAGCACCAGCTCCGCCTAGAACCGCTCAAAGCAGGGATTCTTAGTTCCCCCCAGGATGTCAGTCCCTGAAGAAGTTCACACCTGCCGTCCCTCTCCAGGCAGAGCTGGGGGGAGGAGTGTGGCCCCCTTATGGACCGCAGAGCCCGGGGGCATAAAATCACACGCTCTTTCAAGGCTGGCTCCGGCTGCTGCAATGGCAGAATGCTTAGGAACTGGTGGCACATCCAGAGCCGCCCTGAGGATTCCAAGAGCACCCTGCTGCCTCATGGGCAGAGCCCGGCCATCCTGTCCTGCAGGGACAGAGATGCCCAGTCATGCACAGGGGTGCTCTCCTACCCACGTGAACGCCTCAATTATACACgaacacacacgcacagacacctCTGTGAGCACACGGCACCTGGCACGCACACCTGTGCGGCAGGCCTCACCTGCGTACTTTGGCTGCAGGTAGAAGAGCCGGGCAAAGGAGAGCCTCTGCATCTCTCCTGGGGACAGAACGTCGTACCTGAGGAGTGGGAACGAGAGCACCACTAGAGGAAGGAGTAATAGACTGGCTGTTGCACAGAAGGTCAAGGCAAGAAGAGGTTCCCATGGCAGGAGCCAGTGCTGAGACAGATGGACAGCACCCTCCTCCCTTCAACGACACTGCAGCCCTGCTGCCCACGAGCTGAGGTCCCAACTGTGCTCCCGAGGCCATGAACATGCCCTTGATGGGCCAGCAAATACCTGGAGCCCAGTCTTTGGGGGAGATGGCTCTGAAGCACCCCAACTCCCTTCTTACCAGTTCCAATCGACCTGCTGGTCCAGACCTTCTGTCCTCGCCACCAAACTGGACTGTAACACACCCAGAGGGAACACTGTCCGTGAAAGGGCCCATCCCTGCTTCctgtcaccccaccccacccatctgAGACAGAGCTCCATCCTTGCGGTGCACCATGGCAGGACGCCGTGAGAGCAATCTGCCGCAGGCAGAGAGGAATACCTCGTTAACTGCACGGTTTAGATTTGCTGGAGCATGATGACAAGAAAAAGCAGACTTACTTGGTGTTttgttatcattttaaaattcactccAGAGAATGCACCCCCTTATTGCCTGTACATGCCCACAGCTCCTGTCGCCACTTTATACTCCACTCCCCTGATCCAGGCTCCGACTTCCAGTCCCAGGCCCAGGCCAGTCGGCTGGCTCTGCCGGACCAACACTTGCGGTCGGTGCTATCAGGTGGGCCTGGACCTCAGGGTCCCTGCCCGCACTCACCAGGCCTGCCAACTCCAAGAACCTCACGATCCTCTCATCGTCGGTAGAGCCTGCAACACAGAGAAGCTTTCCTCCAGAAGTCAGCTCCTTCTGGGTGGCCAGAAGAGATGGGGTACATCATGGaagggggcagagtgggggagggggggcactaGAATCTGGGCTAAGGCTCTGCAGGGACAGGTTATGGCACTTAACACAGAAGGGAAGGGCCAGGTGAAGGAAGtaatctcttcccttcctccagtgGGCATGTCTCCtcaaggagaggaagacagagcaagaGGAGTTTGCAAAATCATAAGCcgttgaagaagaaaaccaaccCGATACCAGCAGCCTTGCTGGAGCCTCTGCCAAAAGGCACTGGCGAGGCCACAGCCAGGCAGAGTGGGGACAACTGACATGGGAGGACGTGTCTCAGCGAGTCCCAGCTCACCTGAGTCAGGGTAGATCTCCTTTAGGGGATATATCACctgacaaaacaaaaccacacaggCCTCAGATGAGGGCCAACGAGAGGTGGGGCGGCACACAGCCCATCCTCCCTCAGAAACAGCCCCAGGAACCGCCAAGGCCAGGCTCCTCTCCACCTGAGGACGGCAAGGAACACCCGGGCCAAGAGTCCAGTGGGAGAGGTTGAGCCGGCAGATGGTGGGGCAGGGCCCCCAGAATCCAACCTGCCCCAGGAGCCACTCTAATGGCCCAATCCACGGATGTGAATAGAAAGTTCTTAGGGCCAGGGCATTGCTAGGCAGGGGCCATTTTATTACCCCACCTGCTGCCCCAGAACTCTCTAGCGCAGAGACCCGTCATACTGCCAGAAGCCTCAGCGAGGGCAGGGGTAggagtgggctccacactgacctgCTCCCGAAGGGTCCCATCAGTGAAGAATGGCTTTTGTGGCAAGAACAGCACCCCGTGGGGTCCAAAGTCCGTCAGCATCTGCACTGAGCCTGCAGAGCCCACAGAAACCTCCATTTTGAGATCTCCTAGAGTAACTGCCTCTCACTTCCTTTCCTGACAAAAACACCCggatttttacacacacacacacacacacacacacacacacacacacacacacacacgcaccccagCAGCTGGCTcagaggcagggagggctggTTCTCACCCCGTGTGCTTGTCCAGAGGCTGCCTAGAACCCGGAGCAAGGAGGTCTTGCCGGTGCCTGTGTTGCCCGTGATGAGCAGACTCTGACCTTCAGAGATCTTCAGGCTCAGATCCTTGATTAAGGGTTTGTTAGAGAAGGGGGCACAGATGGAGACCCGCTCGAGGAGAAAAGCTGTGTCCGTTGGTTCTGCGGCTGGCCAGTCTGGGGCCCTGTGATTAAGAGGAGGGGAGTGTGGGGAAGATAAGTAGTGTGTTTTGCCAGCGGGGAGGGTCTTGTCCTTGGGTGGGGGGTCTTACCTCTGAATAGAGGGGTGGTTATGGGCTAAACTATGTCCTCAAAATAACATGCTGAAGTCTCAACCCCTAGTGCCTCAGAGTGTAACTGCACTTGAAGATAAGGTATTTAAAGAAATGACTGCATTAAAATGAGGCCATGAAGATAGGGCTCTGATCTAATACAGCTGAGGTCATTTCAAGAAGGAGAGggtcacccgggtggctcagtcggttaagcgtccaactttggctcacgtcaggaactcatggtttgtgagtttgagccccacgttgggctctgtgcagacagctcgtggcctgctttggatcctctgtccccctctctttttgcccttcccctgcgtgctcgctgtctctctctcaaaaataaacatttaacacaaaaaacaaaaagaaaagaaaagggagaggctCACACACAGGGAAGAGGCCAGGAAagggcacagggagaagacagatctgcaagccaaggagagaagcctcagaagaaaccaacccagGCAATAacttgatctgggacttccagtctccagaactgcgAGGAAATAAATGTTGGATAAGTCACCTGGCCTATGGTATCGTTAGGGCAGCCCTAGCAGACTAACAGAGGTAGGGCTGGGGGCACCTCCTTTATTCCAGGCTTCGCAAAGCCCCGCACGTGACTCCTTACCCTCACTtggtagatgaggaaaccaagtcaGGTGGCTAAGTAACTCCCTCGGGGTCACAGGGCTGAAGCTG is part of the Neofelis nebulosa isolate mNeoNeb1 chromosome 7, mNeoNeb1.pri, whole genome shotgun sequence genome and encodes:
- the ABCD4 gene encoding lysosomal cobalamin transporter ABCD4 isoform X5, with protein sequence MASKLIISPFTLLYYTYQCFQSTGWLGPMSIFGYFILGTVVNKMLMGPIVAKLVQQEKLEGDFRFKHMQIRVNAEPAAFFRAGHVEHMRTDRRLQRLLQTQRELMSKELWLYIGINTFDYLGSILSYIVIAIPIFGGVYGDLSPTELSTVVSKNAFVCIYLISCFTRLIDLSSTLSDVAGYTHRIGELEETLLDMSSKSHGGEILDESEWDMDRAPDWPAAEPTDTAFLLERVSICAPFSNKPLIKDLSLKISEGQSLLITGNTGTGKTSLLRVLGSLWTSTRGSVQMLTDFGPHGVLFLPQKPFFTDGTLREQVIYPLKEIYPDSGSTDDERIVRFLELAGLSSLVARTEGLDQQVDWNWYDVLSPGEMQRLSFARLFYLQPKYAVLDEATSALTEEVESELYRIGQQLGMTFISVGHRRSLEKFHSLVLKLCGEGRWELTRIKVE
- the ABCD4 gene encoding lysosomal cobalamin transporter ABCD4 isoform X6, yielding MSIFGYFILGTVVNKMLMGPIVAKLVQQEKLEGDFRFKHMQIRVNAEPAAFFRAGHVEHMRTDRRLQRLLQTQRELMSKELWLYIGINTFDYLGSILSYIVIAIPIFGGVYGDLSPTELSTVVSKNAFVCIYLISCFTRLIDLSSTLSDVAGYTHRIGELEETLLDMSSKSHGGEILDESEWDMDRAPDWPAAEPTDTAFLLERVSICAPFSNKPLIKDLSLKISEGQSLLITGNTGTGKTSLLRVLGSLWTSTRGSVQMLTDFGPHGVLFLPQKPFFTDGTLREQVIYPLKEIYPDSGSTDDERIVRFLELAGLSSLVARTEGLDQQVDWNWYDVLSPGEMQRLSFARLFYLQPKYAVLDEATSALTEEVESELYRIGQQLGMTFISVGHRRSLEKFHSLVLKLCGEGRWELTRIKVE